Proteins from a genomic interval of Methanohalophilus levihalophilus:
- the priS gene encoding DNA primase catalytic subunit PriS, producing MDLRTKKFLKNKFRDYYQTATLDLPSELPSREWGFISYDSMPETIMYRHKAFGAPGEVRDYLVSMQPAHVYHSVAYYQYPDAPSMKEKNWLGADLIFDLDADHLPGAPQSYAEMLEMVKTESLRLLDFLTDDFGFPEDSITAVFSGGRGYHFHIEDKSVRELESPQRREIVDYVAGKGIDVKYLYKRKYLDGDSGTGTTTFRDKTEITSRHALKNPKIGWSKRITEYVASYLEEEMKKEKKDRFQELKKIEGFGKKAISRLEKISDEPELLEYFKETGRFDFGTAGNQRGMITKLVEVAIEEKRIHLFNPAQVDEPVTADIKRLIRLPGSLHGGSGMRVVTLGLDEIENFEPLSDAVVFSERAVTIKVMKPFGVQMKGIDLQVEEGVQQVPEYAAIYLMCRGVAEYGSK from the coding sequence ATGGATCTCAGGACAAAAAAATTTCTTAAAAATAAATTCAGGGATTACTACCAAACGGCAACTTTAGACCTGCCTTCAGAACTCCCTTCCCGCGAATGGGGCTTTATTTCTTATGATAGCATGCCCGAGACCATTATGTACAGACATAAGGCATTCGGCGCACCGGGAGAGGTTCGTGACTACCTCGTATCGATGCAGCCAGCTCATGTTTATCATTCCGTCGCATATTACCAGTATCCTGATGCACCTTCCATGAAAGAGAAAAACTGGCTTGGAGCAGACCTTATTTTTGACCTTGATGCGGATCACCTTCCCGGAGCACCCCAATCATATGCTGAGATGCTGGAAATGGTGAAAACAGAATCATTAAGACTTCTGGATTTTCTCACAGATGACTTTGGTTTCCCGGAAGATAGCATTACTGCCGTGTTTTCAGGAGGCAGAGGATACCATTTCCACATTGAAGATAAAAGTGTTCGGGAACTGGAAAGTCCCCAGAGAAGGGAAATTGTCGACTATGTTGCAGGAAAAGGGATAGATGTAAAATATCTTTATAAGAGAAAATACCTTGATGGCGATTCGGGAACTGGTACTACAACATTTAGAGATAAAACTGAGATAACTAGCAGACATGCATTGAAAAATCCAAAAATCGGATGGAGTAAAAGGATTACTGAATACGTTGCCAGCTACCTTGAAGAAGAAATGAAAAAGGAAAAGAAAGATCGATTCCAAGAATTAAAGAAGATAGAAGGATTTGGAAAGAAAGCAATTTCAAGATTAGAGAAAATTTCCGATGAACCCGAACTTTTAGAATATTTCAAGGAAACTGGAAGGTTTGATTTTGGAACTGCTGGCAATCAGCGAGGAATGATTACAAAATTAGTTGAAGTTGCAATTGAAGAAAAACGCATTCACCTTTTCAATCCGGCACAGGTTGACGAACCGGTTACAGCAGATATTAAAAGACTTATACGATTGCCCGGATCCCTTCATGGCGGTTCCGGGATGAGGGTTGTAACGCTCGGGCTTGATGAGATAGAGAACTTTGAACCCCTTTCCGATGCGGTTGTATTTTCAGAAAGGGCGGTAACAATAAAAGTTATGAAACCATTTGGGGTACAAATGAAAGGCATTGACCTGCAGGTAGAAGAAGGAGTGCAGCAGGTTCCTGAGTATGCCGCAATTTACCTGATGTGTAGAGGTGTTGCAGAATATGGATCGAAATGA
- the rqcH gene encoding ribosome rescue protein RqcH — MKEEMTSADVAALISEFNNPSNTLVDAKIGKIYQPAEGELRIALNMFKRGRQNLVIELGKRLHLSQYVRPSPTTPQAFPMLLRKHIMGGRILSINQYDFDRIVEIHIIRGGETTILVVELFGQGNVVLLDNERRIILPMKPVTFKGRRIRRGEIYQYPEAQASPLDIDGEQLFAILQSSNADVVRTIASRFNLGGVYAEEVCLRCGIDKTREAISLNEAEIESLIEGLKEVFKPLTEGELKPCIVRGEQNGNLVDINVIPFELQQYSGAETECYESFNKALDEFFGKHSAATFAEQKESVKKEKVDVLARRLQQQEDAISKFGKEIDTLTEIAERIYEYYQDIEGLLGVLSSAREKGYSWQDIRKILDGAKEESEAARAVVNIDSSRGVVTMNLNGAKANIDVRKTVPQNALVYYEKVKKLEKKRKGALEAIEQTRKQMKKRDSKKEAAKRKAFVKKHWYDRFRWFVSSDGFFVVAGRDATTNEDIVKKYMEKRDIVFHTQAPGAPMTVIKTEGKEVPQSTLDEVARFVVSNSSIWKAGQFAGDCYWILPEQVTKTPESGEYLKKGSFVIRGDRNYMRDVPVSAAVGLELGKETRVIGGPLSAVQARAEHVIEIVPGKFNQNDLAKKIYRMYVEKLQDVHFVKQIASPDKIAMMLPPGGSELK; from the coding sequence ATGAAAGAAGAAATGACGAGTGCGGATGTTGCTGCACTAATTAGTGAATTTAACAATCCTTCCAATACACTGGTAGACGCTAAAATCGGGAAAATTTACCAGCCGGCAGAGGGAGAATTGCGTATTGCCTTAAACATGTTTAAGAGAGGGCGCCAAAATCTTGTAATTGAATTAGGAAAACGGCTCCATCTAAGTCAGTACGTAAGGCCAAGCCCAACGACTCCGCAGGCTTTCCCAATGCTTTTACGAAAGCACATCATGGGTGGCCGGATTCTTTCCATCAACCAGTATGATTTCGACAGGATTGTGGAAATACATATTATAAGAGGTGGGGAAACCACCATTCTGGTTGTCGAGCTTTTCGGGCAGGGAAATGTGGTTTTACTTGACAACGAACGTCGTATTATCCTCCCCATGAAGCCCGTCACATTCAAAGGCAGGCGTATAAGGCGTGGGGAGATTTACCAGTATCCTGAGGCTCAGGCAAGTCCTTTGGACATCGATGGTGAACAATTATTTGCGATCCTCCAGTCCTCAAATGCCGATGTTGTGCGTACAATCGCCAGCAGGTTTAATCTTGGTGGAGTGTATGCCGAAGAAGTCTGTCTGCGCTGCGGTATCGATAAAACCCGGGAAGCAATATCTCTTAATGAAGCAGAAATTGAGTCATTGATTGAAGGTTTAAAAGAGGTATTCAAGCCACTTACTGAAGGCGAATTGAAACCATGTATTGTCAGAGGAGAACAAAATGGGAATCTCGTGGATATCAACGTAATCCCCTTTGAACTCCAGCAGTATTCAGGAGCAGAAACTGAGTGCTACGAATCATTTAACAAGGCACTGGATGAGTTTTTCGGGAAACATTCAGCTGCCACTTTTGCTGAGCAAAAAGAATCCGTCAAGAAAGAAAAAGTGGATGTTCTTGCTCGTCGCCTCCAGCAACAGGAAGATGCAATCAGTAAGTTCGGTAAAGAAATTGATACGTTAACCGAAATCGCTGAACGCATTTACGAATATTATCAGGATATTGAAGGACTGCTTGGTGTCCTGTCCTCAGCACGTGAAAAAGGCTATTCGTGGCAGGATATTCGCAAGATTCTTGATGGCGCAAAAGAAGAATCCGAGGCTGCAAGGGCAGTTGTCAATATTGATTCTTCCAGAGGTGTCGTTACCATGAATCTCAATGGTGCAAAGGCAAATATCGATGTGCGAAAAACGGTGCCTCAGAATGCTCTTGTTTACTATGAAAAAGTCAAGAAACTTGAAAAGAAACGCAAAGGTGCCCTTGAAGCAATTGAGCAAACCCGTAAGCAGATGAAAAAGCGGGACAGCAAGAAAGAGGCTGCCAAGAGAAAGGCCTTTGTCAAGAAGCACTGGTATGACAGGTTCCGTTGGTTTGTTTCATCAGACGGTTTCTTTGTGGTTGCGGGACGAGATGCTACCACAAACGAGGATATCGTCAAGAAATACATGGAAAAAAGGGATATTGTTTTCCATACTCAGGCACCGGGTGCCCCAATGACAGTCATAAAAACCGAAGGCAAGGAAGTTCCCCAGTCAACACTTGATGAAGTAGCCCGGTTTGTAGTCTCAAACTCCAGCATCTGGAAAGCTGGTCAGTTCGCAGGAGATTGCTACTGGATTTTGCCAGAGCAGGTAACCAAGACTCCTGAATCAGGGGAGTATCTTAAGAAGGGTTCATTTGTAATTCGGGGAGATCGCAATTACATGCGGGATGTTCCTGTAAGTGCTGCTGTAGGACTTGAACTTGGGAAGGAAACCCGTGTAATTGGTGGTCCGCTATCGGCTGTTCAAGCCCGGGCTGAACACGTAATTGAGATTGTTCCCGGGAAATTCAACCAGAATGATCTTGCCAAAAAGATCTACAGGATGTACGTGGAAAAACTGCAGGATGTGCATTTTGTGAAACAGATTGCTTCACCTGATAAAATTGCTATGATGCTTCCGCCTGGTGGATCTGAATTGAAATAA
- a CDS encoding mRNA surveillance protein pelota produces MRILKKNLKGNEGEIALVPQTLDDLWHLKYIIEPGDVVFALTKRKADSATDKLRPEKSEKKTVRLGILVESLEFHKFSNRLRLHGPIEHGMDVGAYHTLNIEEGTDLSVIKVWKGDQLERIEEAEAAAKRPKVIIVAVEEGDADIGFVRHYGVELYTHVRQSSGKGEGSLRDDFFELLLEKLKYPLTGEESIVLAGPGFTKEDFLNYVKTKEPEIAAGIITEDTSSIGMSGFQEVLRRGAVDRIVEQSRLSREASLMDELLKEISVDGKAAYGMEEVRKAQDYGAIETLLVADEYLRQDREEEGNIDKFIRNVEYSKGKLVVFSTGFEPGQKLDALGGIAAILRFKI; encoded by the coding sequence ATGCGAATCCTTAAAAAGAATCTCAAGGGCAATGAAGGTGAGATAGCTCTTGTTCCACAGACTCTGGATGATCTCTGGCACCTGAAGTATATTATTGAGCCCGGAGACGTGGTGTTTGCCCTTACCAAGAGGAAAGCCGATTCTGCTACTGACAAGCTGCGACCTGAAAAATCGGAGAAAAAAACAGTTCGCCTTGGAATTCTGGTTGAGAGTCTTGAATTTCACAAATTTTCAAACCGGCTGAGGCTACATGGCCCTATAGAGCATGGTATGGATGTGGGTGCTTATCATACTTTGAATATTGAGGAAGGAACTGATCTTTCTGTTATCAAAGTGTGGAAAGGGGATCAGCTTGAAAGGATCGAGGAAGCAGAAGCCGCAGCTAAACGCCCGAAAGTGATAATTGTTGCAGTAGAAGAGGGGGATGCAGACATCGGTTTTGTGCGGCATTACGGCGTGGAGTTATACACTCATGTCCGGCAGTCCTCCGGGAAGGGTGAAGGTTCTCTCCGGGATGATTTCTTTGAATTGCTTCTTGAGAAATTGAAGTATCCGCTTACAGGGGAAGAGTCAATTGTACTTGCAGGTCCGGGTTTTACAAAAGAAGATTTTCTCAATTATGTTAAAACCAAAGAACCGGAAATAGCAGCAGGAATTATTACTGAGGATACATCGTCCATCGGAATGTCCGGGTTTCAGGAAGTATTGCGAAGAGGTGCTGTTGACAGGATAGTAGAACAATCCCGTCTTTCAAGGGAAGCCTCCCTGATGGATGAGCTTCTGAAGGAAATCTCTGTTGATGGCAAAGCCGCATACGGGATGGAAGAAGTGCGAAAGGCACAGGATTATGGTGCAATTGAGACGTTGCTTGTTGCCGATGAGTACCTGCGTCAGGACAGGGAAGAAGAAGGTAATATTGACAAGTTCATCCGGAATGTGGAATATTCCAAAGGAAAACTTGTGGTATTCAGTACAGGATTTGAACCAGGACAAAAACTGGATGCCCTCGGAGGCATTGCAGCAATCCTCAGGTTCAAGATTTAA
- a CDS encoding DNA integrity scanning protein DisA nucleotide-binding domain protein translates to MESAEELIESTLKLAEKNNAAAVLISGKLPFPIETDIPVYQLPGNTDTFIEGFIPPESGSLHSMEKNLCREAKSYVSDIEKAASIEHVIGKMKRGIVVGISISEESVAIIFHDFSKSVLLNAMQECEERISPEVMRAAFRLCLEISEAGREGRQVGTAFLIGDHEEVMQRSHQMILNPYSGHPDDEKSILEEKNWESVKEFSLLDGVFIVSEEGVILNAGRYLDVDAKDLDINKGFGGRHVSAAAMTRDTVAIALTVSESGGTVRLFMDGKERVSIESTDRLLKNN, encoded by the coding sequence ATGGAATCCGCTGAAGAACTTATAGAAAGCACCTTGAAACTGGCTGAAAAAAATAATGCAGCTGCAGTCCTGATTTCAGGAAAGCTACCATTCCCAATTGAAACCGATATTCCGGTTTACCAGCTCCCGGGCAATACAGATACATTTATTGAAGGTTTCATCCCCCCGGAAAGCGGAAGTCTTCACTCCATGGAAAAAAACCTTTGCAGAGAGGCTAAATCATATGTTTCCGATATTGAAAAGGCTGCTTCTATAGAACATGTCATCGGAAAAATGAAGAGAGGGATCGTTGTTGGAATTTCCATATCCGAAGAATCTGTGGCCATCATATTCCATGATTTCTCGAAGAGTGTGCTGCTTAATGCAATGCAGGAATGTGAAGAAAGAATTTCACCGGAAGTTATGAGAGCAGCGTTTCGGCTATGTCTTGAAATATCTGAAGCCGGCCGCGAAGGAAGACAGGTAGGTACGGCGTTTTTAATTGGAGATCATGAAGAGGTCATGCAGCGATCCCACCAGATGATCCTTAACCCGTATTCGGGCCATCCGGATGATGAAAAAAGCATTCTTGAAGAAAAAAACTGGGAATCTGTAAAAGAGTTTTCACTTCTTGATGGCGTTTTCATAGTATCTGAAGAGGGAGTAATCCTCAATGCAGGACGTTATCTGGATGTTGATGCAAAGGACCTCGACATTAACAAAGGATTTGGCGGCCGACATGTTTCCGCTGCCGCCATGACACGCGATACAGTAGCAATAGCTTTAACTGTTTCAGAATCCGGCGGGACTGTCAGGCTATTCATGGATGGAAAGGAGAGGGTTTCCATCGAATCTACCGACAGGCTTCTAAAAAATAATTAA
- the thpR gene encoding RNA 2',3'-cyclic phosphodiesterase yields the protein MIRTFVAVDIPEDLRKGIERILSELGSIKGIKAVHSSNVHVTLKFLGDVKQSQIPVIIEKLETVELSPFMCTMEKVGVFPSSSKPRVIWLGLEGQFNNLHLQVENALDGMRFKKDNREYTSHATIGRVKFLKGEEKEGLRRFLQEYGDEHFGEFEVSSFKLKKSTLTPKGPIYETLHEVLL from the coding sequence TTGATCAGGACTTTTGTGGCAGTTGATATCCCGGAAGATCTCCGGAAAGGAATTGAGAGGATTCTCTCTGAGTTAGGTTCTATAAAAGGAATCAAAGCAGTGCATTCTTCCAACGTTCATGTGACTCTCAAGTTTTTAGGTGATGTGAAACAGTCTCAGATTCCTGTTATCATAGAGAAGCTGGAAACTGTGGAGTTGTCCCCTTTTATGTGTACTATGGAGAAGGTAGGTGTCTTCCCATCTTCTTCAAAGCCAAGGGTTATCTGGTTGGGACTGGAAGGTCAGTTTAATAATCTTCATTTACAGGTAGAGAACGCTCTTGATGGTATGAGGTTTAAAAAAGACAACCGTGAGTATACTTCGCATGCAACCATTGGAAGGGTGAAATTCCTGAAAGGTGAAGAAAAAGAAGGTCTGAGACGTTTCCTGCAGGAATATGGGGATGAACATTTCGGTGAGTTTGAAGTAAGTAGTTTCAAACTTAAGAAAAGTACATTGACACCTAAAGGGCCTATTTATGAGACCCTTCATGAAGTTCTGCTTTAA
- a CDS encoding FAD:protein FMN transferase: protein MDTKIVTVFIILILASIAFVGFDSDSGTPVKMETYSQTREALGTTITIAAVGADEEQAYEAIDKAFVRISEIESLMSTYESQSQVSTLNQDKTIENVDPSFVFVLEEAIYYSEITDGAFDVTIKPVLDLWASKFGEGRPNQPPTQEELDTILPLVNSSAITINETSISIEEGMQITLGGIAKGYAVDEAARVLMDEGFKSGFVNAGGDGFFFGTKPDGETWIIGLQDPEKKAEPVTLMSVSGKAVTTSGNYERYFNDSARVSHIADPRTGYTVSNLISSTIIADSAIEADALATSVFVLGEEDGLELIESLEGVECLIITPDKRIVKSEGFEAYEIQ, encoded by the coding sequence ATGGACACAAAGATTGTAACAGTATTCATAATCCTGATACTCGCATCGATTGCCTTTGTGGGATTTGATTCAGATAGCGGAACCCCTGTAAAAATGGAAACTTACAGCCAGACAAGGGAAGCTTTGGGAACTACTATTACAATTGCCGCTGTCGGAGCAGACGAAGAACAGGCATATGAAGCTATAGACAAAGCTTTTGTGAGGATTTCAGAAATCGAAAGCCTTATGAGTACCTATGAAAGCCAGAGTCAGGTGTCCACCCTCAATCAGGACAAAACAATTGAGAATGTAGATCCTTCCTTTGTTTTTGTTTTAGAAGAGGCTATTTACTACAGCGAAATAACCGACGGAGCATTTGACGTTACAATCAAACCTGTACTCGACCTCTGGGCGAGCAAATTCGGAGAAGGCAGACCAAATCAGCCACCTACACAGGAAGAACTTGATACTATCCTGCCACTTGTGAACTCTTCTGCAATAACCATCAATGAAACATCCATTTCAATTGAAGAAGGTATGCAAATCACCCTCGGAGGAATAGCAAAAGGGTATGCTGTGGATGAAGCTGCAAGAGTTCTTATGGATGAAGGATTCAAAAGTGGATTTGTGAATGCAGGAGGAGACGGATTTTTCTTTGGGACAAAACCTGATGGTGAAACCTGGATTATAGGATTGCAGGACCCGGAGAAAAAAGCCGAACCTGTCACATTGATGTCCGTCTCAGGAAAAGCAGTAACCACAAGCGGGAATTATGAGCGGTACTTCAACGATTCCGCCAGAGTATCACATATTGCAGATCCACGAACTGGATATACAGTTTCAAACCTCATCAGCTCAACCATAATCGCCGACTCAGCCATTGAGGCAGATGCACTGGCAACTTCCGTGTTTGTGCTGGGTGAGGAAGATGGGCTGGAGTTAATAGAAAGTCTTGAAGGAGTCGAATGCCTGATAATTACTCCTGATAAAAGAATTGTGAAATCTGAAGGCTTTGAAGCCTACGAAATCCAGTGA
- a CDS encoding DUF5371 family protein: protein MNTYVKIVHAQTIMTEQQLTTLKRTTGEPHTKDALITAVEYYLKSKCEN from the coding sequence ATGAATACTTATGTGAAAATTGTGCATGCACAAACGATAATGACTGAACAGCAGCTTACTACTCTCAAGAGAACGACTGGAGAGCCCCACACCAAAGATGCGCTTATTACTGCCGTAGAATATTATCTCAAATCTAAGTGTGAGAACTAA
- a CDS encoding MFS transporter: MGSPEESAKSTSLFPILFVNFIGTLGFSIVIPFLVFLVARFGGNAIIYGLMGAMYPAFQLIGAPILGRWSDIYGRKKILLLSQIGTLVSWIIFLVALFLPVNELLNVDSSFFGAFAITLPLVFLFIARGFDGLTGGNVSVANAYLADISSEEDRNKNYGKMSISSNLGFIIGPALAGFLSLTVYGEAIPVLAAVLISVAGTIAIIRFVPESRKCAIWEDHEADNISKPFGQEIKKCPETHGPVKIKFSDVLSLTHVPYMLVLYFFIFLGFNVFYTAFPLHAVEQLEWGVADMGIYFSFLGVLMIFVQGPVLVRAVKVYSDATLATIGSLLLGICFLLLLPGTLFMTYLSAVFFAAGNGLMWPSVLSILSKIAGDRYQGSVQGFASSFASLASIFGLVMGGVVYEFIGTNTFIITSVVIFFVFFLTLRLHSFEKQPLV, from the coding sequence ATGGGGTCGCCGGAAGAGTCTGCAAAGAGTACATCGCTTTTTCCAATCCTTTTTGTTAATTTCATTGGTACCCTTGGTTTCAGTATTGTTATTCCTTTCCTTGTATTTCTCGTAGCGAGGTTTGGGGGCAATGCCATTATCTATGGTCTCATGGGTGCTATGTATCCGGCTTTCCAGCTTATCGGTGCTCCAATTCTTGGTAGATGGTCAGATATTTACGGGAGGAAAAAAATCCTTCTGCTGAGCCAAATCGGGACTCTTGTTTCATGGATAATCTTTCTTGTAGCACTCTTTTTGCCTGTAAATGAACTCCTCAATGTAGATTCTTCGTTTTTTGGAGCCTTCGCAATTACGCTGCCATTGGTATTTCTCTTCATTGCAAGAGGATTTGATGGTCTGACTGGCGGCAACGTGTCAGTTGCAAATGCCTATCTTGCTGACATTTCAAGTGAAGAGGATCGGAATAAGAACTACGGAAAAATGTCCATTTCTTCAAATCTGGGTTTTATCATCGGGCCGGCACTTGCTGGGTTTTTGAGTCTCACAGTTTACGGGGAGGCAATCCCGGTTTTGGCAGCCGTATTAATTTCAGTAGCGGGGACGATTGCAATTATTCGTTTTGTTCCGGAATCAAGGAAATGTGCTATTTGGGAAGATCATGAGGCAGATAATATAAGTAAACCCTTCGGACAGGAAATAAAGAAATGTCCTGAAACACACGGGCCTGTAAAAATAAAATTTTCAGACGTACTCAGCCTGACACACGTACCGTATATGCTAGTCCTCTATTTTTTCATATTTCTTGGGTTTAATGTGTTCTATACTGCTTTCCCGCTGCATGCCGTTGAACAACTTGAGTGGGGTGTTGCAGATATGGGGATTTACTTTTCATTTCTGGGTGTTCTCATGATTTTTGTACAGGGTCCTGTACTTGTAAGAGCAGTAAAAGTATATTCTGATGCAACTCTTGCCACCATCGGCAGTCTCCTGCTTGGAATATGCTTTCTTCTCCTTCTTCCGGGAACTCTCTTTATGACCTACCTTTCAGCGGTATTTTTTGCTGCCGGGAACGGGCTGATGTGGCCTTCCGTACTTTCAATCCTTTCTAAAATTGCAGGGGATAGGTATCAGGGCTCAGTGCAGGGATTTGCCAGCAGTTTTGCGAGCCTTGCCAGCATTTTCGGGCTTGTGATGGGGGGAGTAGTATATGAATTCATAGGAACGAATACTTTCATTATCACATCTGTAGTGATCTTTTTTGTTTTCTTCCTGACATTGAGATTGCACTCTTTTGAAAAACAACCCTTGGTTTGA